In Hoplias malabaricus isolate fHopMal1 chromosome 6, fHopMal1.hap1, whole genome shotgun sequence, a single window of DNA contains:
- the nfatc1 gene encoding nuclear factor of activated T-cells, cytoplasmic 1, whose product MKSAEEDAYSYTPNITLSLPLTSPLLPTQFHNLQTSPSISVSISQPPSFPAHEEMTSVGYYPSSGSGPNGAPALESPRIEITAYSQFPEDEVEENCVPVSKRVNSIVTLTLPSVDGYRDPSCLSPASSVSSRSGHSDASSYESGYSCNYDNSPQNSPWQSPCVSPKGSSSLLSGNLTTSPRHSPSGSPRTSVTDENWTGSRGSRSNSPCGSKRKYGFNSSGPHKYHPYSPNQSPGPSPHTSPRLSVNEDTWLPNTNQYTNSAIVAAINALTTDGMADLIEGIPLKTRKTSIEHGASLSLKIEPGGEDLGSPELCHEDYSSRLPFKKESYAGFLDVPQHPYWSKPKPYISPSLPALDWQLPSSSGPYSLQIEVQPKSHHRAHYETEGSRGAVKALAGGHPVVQLHGYLESEPLTLQLFIGTADDRLLRPHAFYQVHRITGKTVSTPSHEVLQANTKVLEIPMLPESNMRAIIDCAGILKLRNSDIELRKGETDIGRKNTRVRMVFRVHINQPNGRTVSLQVASNPIECSQRSAQELPLVDRQSAESCPASGGERMILSGHNFQPDSKVMFVEKAQDGHHVWEMEAKVDKDTIKSTTLLVEIPPYRNQRISSPVQVNFVICNGKRKRSQYQRFTYLPTNVPTIKTEPHDDYDLPHVPSSLPLPSKPYYAQQTLPIAMPLDHRAFVGGPQRHMAKPSCSPSTSPKLQDLSPTHLGSQGLPGGVPHVSAIQPTPGRFQQPVLYPSGSTSSSPGSHPSTPSSASELVFTPSPSLATSPVSGNPETPTVPKAPVRNGSSPLLQDDGTPPILAVSIKQEPQELDQIYLDDVNEIIRNDLSSISVHSHA is encoded by the exons ATGCATATAGCTACACACCAAATATcactctgtccctccctctgaCCAGCCCCTTGCTGCCCACTCAgttccacaacctccagactaGCCCCTCCATCTCTGTGTCCATCAGCCAGCCTCCTTCCTTCCCAGCCCACGAAGAGATGACCTCGGTGGGATACTATCCGTCCTCTGGCTCTGGTCCTAACGGGGCACCTGCTTTAGAGAGCCCTCGCATCGAGATCACAGCGTACAGCCAGTTCCCTGAGGACGAAGTGGAGGAGAACTGTGTTCCTGTGTCTAAGAGAGTCAACTCCATCGTGACCTTGACACTGCCCTCTGTTGACGGTTACCGCGACCCCAGTTGTTTGAGTCCAGCCAGCAGCGTGTCGTCCAGAAGCGGTCACTCAGATGCTTCTTCATACGAGTCTGGCTATTCCTGCAACTATGACAATTCTCCACAAAACTCTCCTTGGCAGTCTCCTTGCGTCTCGCCCAAAGGTTCCTCGTCCCTTCTGTCCGGGAACTTGACCACATCCCCTCGGCACTCGCCATCTGGGTCCCCTCGCACCAGCGTAACCGACGAAAACTGGACGGGCTCCCGAGGCTCACGCTCAAACTCCCCTTGTGGCAGCAAGCGGAAGTACGGCTTTAACAGCAGCGGGCCACACAAGTACCATCCTTACTCTCCAAACCAGTCTCCGGGACCTTCTCCGCACACCTCCCCAAGACTCAGCGTCAATGAAGACACCTGGCTGCCGAACACCAACCAGTACACCAACTCTGCCATCGTCGCGGCCATTAACGCCCTCACCACCGATGGCATGGCAGACCTCATTGAGGGGATCCCACTTAAGACCAGGAAAACCAGTATTGAACATGGGGCTTCTTTGAGCCTAAAGATCGAGCCTGGAGGCGAGGACCTGGGTTCTCCAGAGCTCTGTCATGAGGATTACTCCTCACGGCTGCCCTTTAAGAAGGAAAGCTACGCTGGCTTTCTGGACGTACCCCAGCATCCATACTGGTCCAAACCAAAGCCCTACATCAG TCCATCTTTGCCAGCTCTTGACTGGCAGCTGCCATCCAGTTCTGGACCGTACAGTCTCCAGATCGAGGTCCAGCCTAAATCTCACCATCGGGCCCATTACGAGACGGAAGGCAGCCGTGGGGCAGTGAAGGCGCTTGCAGGAGGACATCCTGTAGTCCAG ctGCACGGCTACCTGGAGAGTGAGCCTCTGACCCTGCAGCTGTTCATCGGGACGGCAGACGACCGTCTCCTGCGTCCACACGCCTTCTACCAGGTCCACCGCATCACGGGGAAGACTGTGTCCACTCCCAGCCACGAGGTCCTGCAGGCCAACACCAAGGTCTTGGAGATCCCAATGCTGCCCGAGAGCAACATGAGggccat TATCGACTGTGCTGGGATCCTGAAACTCCGGAACTCGGACATCGAGCTGCGGAAAGGCGAGACGGACATCGGGCGAAAGAACACCCGCGTCAGAATGGTTTTCCGCGTCCACATTAACCAACCTAACGGCAGGACAGTGTCCCTGCAGGTGGCGTCCAACCCCATCGAATGCT CCCAGCGGTCGGCTCAGGAGCTGCCTCTTGTGGACAGACAGAGCGCCGAGAGCTGTCCGGCCTCAGGAGGAGAGAGGATGATCCTCAGTGGACACAATTTCCAGCCCGACTCCAAGGTGATGTTCGTGGAGAAAGCTCAAG ATGGTCATCACGTGTGGGAGATGGAAGCCAAGGTGGACAAAGATACCATCAAATCT ACCACCCTGCTTGTGGAGATTCCCCCGTACCGAAACCAAAGAATATCCAGTCCAGTGCAGGTGAACTTCGTCATATGCAACGGCAAACGGAAGAGGAGCCAGTACCAGAGATTCACCTACCTCCCCACTAATG TTCCCACCATAAAGACAGAGCCCCATGATGACTATGACCTCCCTCACGTGCCCTCCAGCCTCCCCTTGCCCTCCAAGCCGTACTATGCCCAGCAAACCCTGCCCATTGCCATGCCTTTGGACCACAGGGCCTTTGTTGGTGGGCCCCAAAGACACATGGCCAAGCCTTCTTGCTCACCCAGTACCAGCCCCAAGCTCCAGGACCTCTCCCCGACCCATTTGGGCTCTCAAGGCCTCCCTGGAGGCGTCCCTCACGTCTCCGCAATCCAACCTACGCCTGGACGCTTCCAGCAGCCGGTTCTCTACCCATCTGGAAGCACCTCCTCGTCTCCAGGCTCTCATCCCTCTACCCCCAGCTCAGCCTCGGAGCTCGTCTTCACTCCCAGCCCGAGTCTGGCCACCTCCCCAGTGTCCGGGAACCCAGAGACCCCAACAGTGCCCAAAGCTCCAGTGAGGAACGGGTCGTCTCCACTTCTTCAGGATGACGGAACTCCTCCGATTCTGGCCGTCAGCATCAAACAAGAGCCTCAGGAACTGGATCAAATATATCTGGATGATG tcAACGAGATCATAAGGAACGACCTGTCCAGCATCTCCGTCCACAGCCACGCGTAG